In bacterium, the genomic window GTCTGGGAGACTTAACTCACAAAAATGCCCCTTCTGGTTTTCGGGGAAAACTTTTGGGGCCCACCATTATCTTAACAAACAGCAAGCAAGCGGTGTCAAGATGTTAAAGCGCTTCAATCTTCAACTACCAAGCTCTGAAGTAGTTCTTTCGCGGCTTTATACTCTAATGAATTCACAAACTCTTGTTTTGAAATTGTTTCTTTAAAGCTCATCTCAAAGCTAAAGTTAACCGGACCAGTAGGATCTTTCGTTTTCAACGGTATTACATTATCCAACACACACGACCATTCTTTTGAGCTAGCTAAATAACTAGTTTTGACTTGGTTTTCGGAAGAACTTCCAGTAAACCGCAGGTAAAGGTTTTGATTGTTCACCTTGATTTTTTCGCTGCTTACAATAAGGTTAGCGGGTGGTTTGGTATCCTCTGGACAAGCACCACCAATTCCTCCTGGAATTTCTGAAATTTCAATCAGAAATCCATTTGACCCAGTAATAGTATAATAATGCCCAGAATTTTCGTTTTTCGAGTCGTCTTCTTTTAACAACCAAGTTTCTGGAGCCTTAAAGGTTAACATATGTGTTTTTCCTTTTTTAGTTGAGTGATCAAAAAGACTGTCGTAGAGCTTTATTATTCTTTCAACTGTCTTGGTAGAAGGAAGTATCTTCTCAGCTGAAGAACTAGCTTGCTTAGCGCTATTGGAAGCGGTGTTGATCGGAGTGTTGGTTGTATTGGGATTTTTGGATTGCTGGTCGAGGTAGTACCAAGCCCCAGCTACAACCAAAGCAAGGATAATAGCTACGGCTACAACTGCCAGAGTAACTCGTTTCAAACTAAAACTGCTCGTTGCTTTTAAAGGGGATTGAATCAGCGTTGCCATAAAAATTTTCAGATTCAGCTAAAACTAATGAGCTGAACTGGTAGCTGGCTGAGCACTTTTTGAAGCTGAGTTTGTCGCTTGTTTGATGGAAGCACCTTTGTCTTCTTGGTTGACCACGTTCCAGGTGTACCAGAAAAGTGCTCCACCGATCAAAGCAGCGATGACCGCAATGACAGCGGTCGTGATCAGTGTCTTTTTGAGATCAAGCTTTTTTGAAGAAGCCGTTTGTGGCGGAGAAGTTGGCGACGGAGTGGTAATTTCTTCAGGCATTGGCTTTATTATCTAAAATATAGAGGTTTGTGTCAAGCTTACTGAGTTTCGAGAGCTTGAATTCTCTCTTCGTGTCCTTGCAGTCTTTCATCGTAGCGATTGACAGCATTATTCAAAGTTCTTTCAATTCGATTCAAAATCTCTTCCATTCTATCTGTATCGTCCTTAAGTGCAACAACTGGAAGAATATTTTCCTCTACAACTTCTCCTACCAACTTAACTAATTCTTTTTTGTCTTGTGTGTTCATTTTGACTTAAAGCTAGTATCGTAAATACTCTTACTTTCACCAATATATTTCCTTTTCCAATTACTCATTACCCTTTTTATTTCGTCCTCAAGCATCTTCTTCAATTTTTCACGTTCTGGAATACTCATGGGAACTTATTTAACTAAAAAAGGTACTTTCTGTCAATTAAGAAATTTTGCTAGAGGATTACTTTCTAAAATTGTCATGCTGAACTAGGTTCAGCATCTAGATCCTGAACTGAATTCAGGACGACCTTTCTTACCTTTGTCTCATAAATGCCGGGATATATACTTTGCTGTGCAAAGACTGCATTCCCTCTCTACCTAAAAAATTAAGTTGTTTTAATTGGGAATAGTGGGCAAAAAAAGTTTACCTCTGCCTCATGAAAGCCGGAATGTATACTTTTTCTGGCGAAAAAGACTGCATTCCTTTTGAGCGTTAACGTCCAGTTAACTTGTCAGCTAATATAAAGGGGGTAGTTTAGCGTTGTCTCATAAATGCCGGAATGTAAACCTCGCTTCGCGACGACTGCATACTGCTTTTATCGCTGACGCATAAAAGCAGGTATGTCGAAGGCGTCTTCCTCTTCTGTCTCCCCACTAGAAGACTCGGGTACATCGGGAAGGGCCTCAACTGCCTCACGAGAAACTGCGGCGCGAGCTTTGTCTTCAGAAAAACCAGTCGCGATGACGGTAATTTTTACCTGATCGACGAGATTTTCATCAATGGCTGCTCCAAAAATGATATTGGCATCGGCATCCGCAGCAGCGGAAATGATCTTGGCCGCCTCATCGACTTCAAACATGGAGATGTCAGCTCCACCGGTGACATTGAAAAGCACTCCTTTGGCTCCTTCGATCGAAACTTCAAGCAAAGGAGAGGCGATCGCTGCCCGTGCTGCTGAAGCAGCGCGGCCCTCACCGGTACCGTAGCCAATTCCCATCAGAGCACTTCCAGCGTTGGTCATGATGCTGCGAACATCAGCAAAGTCGACGTTGATCAGACCAGGCATGACGATGATGTCGGAAATACCTTGAACTCCCTGACCAAGAACTGAATCGGCAACTTTGAAAGCTTCAATCAAACTCATTTTTTTATCAACCACATCGAGCAACCTTTGGTTGGGAATGACGATCATAGTATCAACTTTGTCTTTGAGACCATCAACCCCTTCTTCGGCTACTTCCCAACGGTGCGCTCCTTCGAAAGTAAAGGGTTTAGTTACGACTGCAACTGTCAGGGCCCCACTTTTGCGAGCGATATCAGCAACGATTGGGGCAGCACCAGTACCAGTACCACCACCCATTCCGGCAGTGACAAAGACCATATCGGCATCACTGACAACTTCGGAAAGCTTTTCGGCTGACTCTTCAGCAGCTTTTTTCCCAATATCCGGATCTCCTCCCGAACCAAGACCGCGAGTCAATTGCTCTCCAATTTGGACTTTGGTCGGAGCTTGGCAAGTTAGCAGTGCCTGAGCATCAGTATTAACACCAATAAAATCGACACCTTGAATTTGTTGAAGAGTGATCATAGAGTTGAGGGCGTTGGTTCCAGCTCCGCCAACACCAATGACCTTAATTTTTGCAAAACGGTTTACTTCCGGTTTTATGAGCATGGTTGAAACCTGAAATTAATTGTCTCTCAAGGGACAGATAGAGGCAGAATACAACGAATAGACTTTCTTGTCAATCTAAGGCAAAAAGGATTTAGCCCAGTTGAGTAGTTTTTTTGCTCCATCGAGAATGCTAGCGCCACGCATCAAAGGAACTGAAACTCCACTCGAGGAGGCCCCAAGTCTTTCTCCATAGAGGAGCAAACCAACCGTGGCCGCGTAAGCTGGGGTGGAAATCTCATCAACCAGTCCGGTCACTCCGGTTGGCTGCGCGATACGAACCGGCATCCGCAAAACTTCCTTCCCGACACCCGCAACTCCAACTGTTTCAGCCGCACCTCCGGTCACCACCAGCCCAGCAGGAAGCAGTCCAGCATAACCAGAGCGCTTTATTTCCATACCAATAAGGGTAAAAATCTCTGTCAAACGTGGTTTGATGATTCCGTCCGTCAAAGTTTTTTTGGACAAAACACCCAGATCCTCGGTCAAACCAAGTTTGGAAACGTCCAGCACATCTTCTTTCCTGGTTTTTCCCTCCTCGTCTTCGTCGGCTTTTCTTTTAGTTTGGTTGGAGAGTTCAAGTTTGATTTTTTCAGCCGATTCCAAGCTACCACGCAAGCCAATCGCCAAGTCATTGGTGATGTTGCGTCCTCCGATAGGGATGACGACTGAATGAGCAATTGAGCCGTCAACAAAAAGGGCGACATCAGTTGTCCCTCCGCCAATATCAACCAGGGCGACACCGAGCTCTTTTTCGGTGTCCGTCAAAGTAGAATGGGAAGCAGCAATTCCGGAAAAAACTAGCCCTTCGACATCAATCCCAACTTGCTGAATACATTTCACTAAATTGCGCATTGAAGTTGCTGCACCTGAAATAATATGGGTTTCGACTTCAAGGCGTACCCCAGTCATGCCAATAGGATCTTTGATACCTTCTTGAGAGTCCACAATGAAATCGCGGGGAATGACGTGGATAATTTCTCGAGAAGAGGGGATTGAAATAGCCCGAGCGGCTTCAGTGACACGACGAACATCTTCCTCACTGATCTCATTTTCTCCGCCGGCAACTGCTACCACACCGCGGGAATTGGCCGAAGCAATATGGGCTCCACCAACAGAAATAAAGGCAGCGCTGATCGACACACCGGCCATCCGCTCAGCTGCCTCAACACTTTCACTGATTGCGCTGACTGCTTCTTCGATATCAACTACTTGGCCTTTTCTCAAACCTCGAGCTTGAGAGGTCGAAACTCCAATTACAGTGAGTTCTTCTTCCCGAGAAGACGAAGCGATTAAAGTTGAAATTTTGGAACTGCCAACATCGATGCCTACTATGATTTTTTCTCTAGCCACTTTTTACCCCCAGGGTTCCTCGCGTTGTTGCGCGGGAAGGACAGACCCTTAAGCTATCTATATTCAACCACAAGGTTTTCAAATCGAAAATCTATTTTTTTTATTGCCTTACCGTCTATTTTAGCTTTAGCCAGAAGTGTTTGTAAAGTACTAACCTGCCTATCAGGGTCTTTCGAAGAAGAAAACGAGATTTTAATCTTGTTCAGGAGCAAGCTATAGTTTCCTTCCTCTGTTTTTGTCAAAGTCTGGCTCTCAATTTTTGATTTTGCCAGTCTATTTGTTAGTTCGTCCTCAAAGGAAGTCTTTGTTTCTTGCTTTGGTGCACTTTTTGGAGTAAAAACAGTGCCAATTTGTTTTACCAGCGAAGCTAGATTGTTTCTTTGATAGAAAAATACCAAAGCAACCGTACCCAGAACAACAAAGGTTACAATCACAATCTCAACCACCCGCAGCAAAAAAAGTCTTGGTTTGTAAACCGGTTTGGTGGAAAAGATTTTAGCAGCTGGCTTAGACGCTAGTCTTTTTCTCTGGAAGAATCTGATTTGTTTCATTTTCTTTGACCAATTTCTCAGCCTCTTCTACCAAAAGCCGGGCGGCATCATGGGCGACAAATTTTGAAGCCGCCTTAGCTGCTTTTTTGAACTGTCCGTAATTATCGAAAACGTATTTGATGCTTGAAAGCAAGCGCCTCGGTGTGAGTCTGTCTTGGGGCAAAATTAAAGCGGCCTTGAGATCGGACAAAACTGAAGCGTTTTTGGTTTGCTCGTCCCCACTCGACCAGGGAATCGGAATAAAAATTGCCGGTAAACACAGGGCAGCAACCTCAAAAACAGTGTTTGCCCCGGCTCGACTGACTATCAAAGAGCTGCGAGAAAAAATATCAGCCACTTCGTCACTGTTAAACCATTTGGCCGCCAGGTAACGGTTTTTCAGTCTTTTTGGTAGTTCCTGGACTTTTTTCTGTGCGTTCTCAAAATCTTTGTAAGCCTCGGAGGAACCGGTTTGATGAATTACTTCGTAGTTTTCCAAAAGATTGGGGAGAATTTCCTCCACTATCTCATTAATGACATGAGAGCCTTGATTTCCGCCGGTGATGTAGACTACCGGTCGAGCGCTACGTTTTCTCTCTAGATTCAAAATTTCTTTTCGAATCGGGTTTCCGGTCAGAACCACTTTCTCTTTAGCAAAAAACTCCTTTGAATCTTTCCAAGAGACCGCGATTTTTTTGACAAAGCGAGAAATCAGTCTAGTAGAAAGCCCACCTTTGAGGGTTTGCTCGTGGGTAATAGTGGGTATTCCCAAAACCCAGGCGGCAAAAATACTCGGGAAAGCCACGTAACTACCAAAAGACATGACAACATCTGGTTTTTCCTTACTTAAAATTGCCAAAGCTTGCAGACTACCGAGTGGAACTTTCGCCAAAGCAAGTATCGTATGTCTAGTAAATTTACGCTGCAATCTTCCGGCTTGGATTGAATAGAATTTTATTCCGAGGTTGGGAATAACCACTGATTCAGCACTCGGAGATTTGTCTCCTTCCATAGAATAGGCCCGACCAATGAAAATAATTTCGTTGTCTGGTTTTTTCTTGAGCTCATCAATGACCGCCAGTGCCGGAGTCAAGTGCCCACCTGTCAAAGCAATTTTCAACTTCGCTTCCTCCTATAGTCATGTAGTATACCAAACTAGCGCCGCCTGCGTTGGAGACGTTTCGCCGGCTGTAAATTAACCATCGGGCTCGTCTCATTGTTTTTGGCAATATTGAGTAAAAGAGCCACACCAAAGACAACGCTCACCAAAGAGCTACCGCCAAAAGAGATGAAAGGAAGCGGAACACCGGTCAGGGGGAGCAAAGCCACCATACCCGCAAGATTGATGAAAGCTTGCAAACCAAGCCAACTGGCAATACCAGCTGCCAAAAGCTGACCAAAACGATCTTTACACTGCCTGGCAATTTTAAAACCGCGAAGAACTATCAAAACAAAGACTCCTACCAAAAGTACTGAACCAATAAGGCCGAGCTCGTTGCCAATGACGGCAAAGATGGAATCAGTCGTCACTTCGGGGATATAGCCGTATTTTTGTCTTGATTGCCCCAGCCCTACTCCCCACCAACCACCACTGCCGAGAGCGATCAAGATTTGAGAAATATGGTAGGCTGCCCCTTGGGTATCAAGGCTTGGGTTGAGAAAAGTCAGAAAGCGCGCGCGGCGGTAGTCACTGCTCAAAATAAAAACCAAGGCGCTAACCAATCCAGCTGGAACAAGAAAAAGAAACTGCCACAGAGCTGCTCCCGAAAGAAAATAGATTGCTCCTCCGGTCAAAGCTATAATAGCCGCGGTACCAAAATCTCTTTGTAATAAAACAATGCCGGCTAGGATTGCGGTGACGATCAAAAAAGGAGCAAGCTTTATCTTCCGGGACAGCCAAGCCGAGAGATAAATGATGTAAGCTAGCTTTGCCAGTTCAGCTGGTTGAATTCCAAAACCACCGATATTGAGCCAGCGCTGCGCTCCATAGACCTTTACCCCCAAACCAGGAATAAAGACCATGAGTAGCAGAATGATAGCTCCAATAATCAGCAGCGGAGAAATATTTTCCCAAAATTTGTAATGAATTCGATAACCCACCACTCCCGCTCCTAAAGCTGCAAGAGCTGAAAATCCCTGTTGCTTAACTAAATGCCAAGGATCCCCAAAATCGCGCAAGCTGGTCACTGGAGAAGCGTTGTAGATCATTAGTAGCCCGAATAAAAGAAGTAGCAGGCTAGCTGCAAGGAGAACGAAATCAGTTCGGGAGTTTTGGGCAAGTCTCTTCATAGACAGGGTAGATCTTAGTATAAAACAAGATTTTACCTAGGACAACTTTTCTGCTTGCTGGGAAAATTTAAGAAGGCAGGAAAGAGTGATACCGCAAATTATTTCCGGTAGGGCCTTTGGAAACTCAAACCATTCTCTGGCTTCGATCTGCTCACTAATTTCCGGCTGTGGGTTTTCCTTTTCTTTCGGATCAAGTTGCGCTGCCCAAGCCACGTAGCCACTCTGATCCCAGCCGGTGTTGGCGGTGAAAGTGCCAATTTTGGTAAGCTTCCCTTGGCTGCCCCACTCTTCGGAAAGCTCCCGCACTGCGTTTTCTTCGTCGCTAACCCCCGAATCACCAAAACCACGGATGATTTCCCAACTCCAACTTTTTAACACCGGCCGCCAGTGTTTGATCAGACCAACGTAAACTTTGTTTCCTTCCTGGTAATATGGCACGACTGCCGGAGCAGTGTGCTCTGTTTTTACTAAAGTATCGTAAGCAAAGCCTTCTCCGGAAATGACTACCATATCGTAGCGTGCATTCACGGATGAATTAACGATGGATAAACCACCCTTCTCTTGATTAATTTCCCAACCCCGAGTAATTTTGACTCCTTTCTTTTCCGCCTCTTCAAAAGAAATCATTTCACTTGTTTTCATAAAACTACTATAGACCAATCTTTGCTCTTCTAACAACCTTGCTACTGCCTACGGGTCATTCTGATCCGCCGTCTGGCGGAGAAGAATCTCTTTAGATCCTTCGCTAAAGGCTCACGATGACACTTGTTTTGACAAAGACAGGTTAAGGTGAAATAATATTTACCAATGCCTGAAGAAATTACCACTCCGTCTCTTAACCAAGAGACAAAACCGAATTCTCAAAAGAAGCTGGATGTAAAGAAGACGCTAATTACAGTTATTGTAATTACGATCGTTGTTGGACTGATCGGTGGAGCGATTTTTTGGTACTCCTGGAACATGGTGAACCGAGAAGACAAAGGTGCGACTATAAAACAAGCTAGTTCTTCTGCACAAAAAGATGGAACTACTGATTGGAAGACTTATACAAATACAACCGCAGGTTATAAAATTAGCTACCCATCAACCTGGACTTTTGTGGTCGAAACTCCAAAGACACGTCCTGAACAAGAATACACTAGTGATAAATTTACCGGCACAGAAGGAGAAATTCGAGTAGATTATGGTACAGGTTTGGGTGGTGGTTGTGGTCCAACCCAAGAAGGACAGCTGAGTATTAAAAACTCAACCTTATCCGTTTGTGTAGTGAATCCAGACAATGCGGGAGGCAAAACTTATAATCTTTTAGGAGCAGTATCTGGAGAAAAGGAAGTAACTTGGAGAGGATTTATTACTGTAAACAAACCAGTTGCAACTAATGAAGAAATCGTTTTAAAAATAGTGGCATCAATAGAGACAACTAAGTAAGTTTCAAATTCCTCTAGAAAGAATTCACAATTTCCTTGAACTTTAATCCACGCTCTTTGTAATTTTCAAACATATCAAAACTTGCACAGGCGGGGGAGAGAAGAACGACTCCGTTTTTTGGAGTCACTTGAGTTGCCAATTTAACAATCTCTTCGAAACTGCCTGAACCGTGCAAGATCTTGGCTTTTAGTTTACCTGCTTTTTGAACCGCTTTTTCAATTTCGGGAGCAGTTTCTCCAATCAGAACTACGTTAACCAAATGTTTGTTGTTAACAATCTCCTCACCCAAAGCTGTGAAATCAGCATTCTTTGAACTACCACCCAAGATAATTGTCATCGGCTTTTCGAACGATTTTAGGGCGGCAATGGCGGTTTCTGGCGTGGTTGAGAAGGAATCGTTGTAAAAACTTTTCCCTTTCCACTCCCGAACTAACTCTAGACGATGTTCTAGTCCGGAAAACTCAGTCAAAACGTTTTTGATTGTTTGGGCTGAAACCCCTACTAACGAGACAGCGGCCGAGGCAGCAAGCGCATTTTCCAGGTTGTGTCTGCCGACAAGTCTAACCTCTGATGTTGGCAGGATTTCTTCGATTTTTCCGTGAAAGCGCCGCAC contains:
- the ftsZ gene encoding cell division protein FtsZ; protein product: MLIKPEVNRFAKIKVIGVGGAGTNALNSMITLQQIQGVDFIGVNTDAQALLTCQAPTKVQIGEQLTRGLGSGGDPDIGKKAAEESAEKLSEVVSDADMVFVTAGMGGGTGTGAAPIVADIARKSGALTVAVVTKPFTFEGAHRWEVAEEGVDGLKDKVDTMIVIPNQRLLDVVDKKMSLIEAFKVADSVLGQGVQGISDIIVMPGLINVDFADVRSIMTNAGSALMGIGYGTGEGRAASAARAAIASPLLEVSIEGAKGVLFNVTGGADISMFEVDEAAKIISAAADADANIIFGAAIDENLVDQVKITVIATGFSEDKARAAVSREAVEALPDVPESSSGETEEEDAFDIPAFMRQR
- the ftsA gene encoding cell division protein FtsA; protein product: MAREKIIVGIDVGSSKISTLIASSSREEELTVIGVSTSQARGLRKGQVVDIEEAVSAISESVEAAERMAGVSISAAFISVGGAHIASANSRGVVAVAGGENEISEEDVRRVTEAARAISIPSSREIIHVIPRDFIVDSQEGIKDPIGMTGVRLEVETHIISGAATSMRNLVKCIQQVGIDVEGLVFSGIAASHSTLTDTEKELGVALVDIGGGTTDVALFVDGSIAHSVVIPIGGRNITNDLAIGLRGSLESAEKIKLELSNQTKRKADEDEEGKTRKEDVLDVSKLGLTEDLGVLSKKTLTDGIIKPRLTEIFTLIGMEIKRSGYAGLLPAGLVVTGGAAETVGVAGVGKEVLRMPVRIAQPTGVTGLVDEISTPAYAATVGLLLYGERLGASSSGVSVPLMRGASILDGAKKLLNWAKSFLP
- a CDS encoding UDP-N-acetylglucosamine--N-acetylmuramyl-(pentapeptide) pyrophosphoryl-undecaprenol N-acetylglucosamine transferase, whose protein sequence is MKIALTGGHLTPALAVIDELKKKPDNEIIFIGRAYSMEGDKSPSAESVVIPNLGIKFYSIQAGRLQRKFTRHTILALAKVPLGSLQALAILSKEKPDVVMSFGSYVAFPSIFAAWVLGIPTITHEQTLKGGLSTRLISRFVKKIAVSWKDSKEFFAKEKVVLTGNPIRKEILNLERKRSARPVVYITGGNQGSHVINEIVEEILPNLLENYEVIHQTGSSEAYKDFENAQKKVQELPKRLKNRYLAAKWFNSDEVADIFSRSSLIVSRAGANTVFEVAALCLPAIFIPIPWSSGDEQTKNASVLSDLKAALILPQDRLTPRRLLSSIKYVFDNYGQFKKAAKAASKFVAHDAARLLVEEAEKLVKENETNQILPEKKTSV
- the ftsW gene encoding putative lipid II flippase FtsW, with the translated sequence MKRLAQNSRTDFVLLAASLLLLLFGLLMIYNASPVTSLRDFGDPWHLVKQQGFSALAALGAGVVGYRIHYKFWENISPLLIIGAIILLLMVFIPGLGVKVYGAQRWLNIGGFGIQPAELAKLAYIIYLSAWLSRKIKLAPFLIVTAILAGIVLLQRDFGTAAIIALTGGAIYFLSGAALWQFLFLVPAGLVSALVFILSSDYRRARFLTFLNPSLDTQGAAYHISQILIALGSGGWWGVGLGQSRQKYGYIPEVTTDSIFAVIGNELGLIGSVLLVGVFVLIVLRGFKIARQCKDRFGQLLAAGIASWLGLQAFINLAGMVALLPLTGVPLPFISFGGSSLVSVVFGVALLLNIAKNNETSPMVNLQPAKRLQRRRR
- a CDS encoding NUDIX domain-containing protein produces the protein MKTSEMISFEEAEKKGVKITRGWEINQEKGGLSIVNSSVNARYDMVVISGEGFAYDTLVKTEHTAPAVVPYYQEGNKVYVGLIKHWRPVLKSWSWEIIRGFGDSGVSDEENAVRELSEEWGSQGKLTKIGTFTANTGWDQSGYVAWAAQLDPKEKENPQPEISEQIEAREWFEFPKALPEIICGITLSCLLKFSQQAEKLS
- a CDS encoding PsbP-related protein, which translates into the protein MPEEITTPSLNQETKPNSQKKLDVKKTLITVIVITIVVGLIGGAIFWYSWNMVNREDKGATIKQASSSAQKDGTTDWKTYTNTTAGYKISYPSTWTFVVETPKTRPEQEYTSDKFTGTEGEIRVDYGTGLGGGCGPTQEGQLSIKNSTLSVCVVNPDNAGGKTYNLLGAVSGEKEVTWRGFITVNKPVATNEEIVLKIVASIETTK